The following coding sequences are from one Carcharodon carcharias isolate sCarCar2 chromosome 11, sCarCar2.pri, whole genome shotgun sequence window:
- the LOC121283875 gene encoding RNA-binding protein 25-like, with amino-acid sequence RKRAREKRERREREKKESKREREKRERERERGKSEGKRARERERERERGKERRKESEREREKEREREKEREREKARERKEEREKKEREKKRAEKKRREKEKREKEERE; translated from the exons aggaaaagagcgagagagaaaagagagcgaagagagagagagaaaaaagagagcaagagagagagagagaaaagagagcgagag agagagcgaggaaagagcgagggaaagagagcgagggaaagagagcgagaaagagagcgaggaaaAGAGCgaaggaaagagagc gagagagagagagaaaaagagcgagagagagaaaaagagcgagagagagaaaaagcgagagagagaaaagaagagcgagagaaaaaagagcgagagaaaaagagagcagagaaaaagaga cgagagaaagagaagcgagagaaagaggagagagag
- the LOC121283876 gene encoding TBC1 domain family member 10B-like — protein SEREKESEREKEERERESERKKREKESERKERERER, from the exons agcgagagagaaaaagagagcgagagagagaaagaagagcgagagaga gagagcgagagaaaaaagcgagagaaagagagcgagagaaaagagagagaaagagagcga
- the LOC121284399 gene encoding trichohyalin-like — protein EREKEEREREKREREREKRAREREEREREKEREREKERSEREKRAREERESEKRERESERERESERKRERERKRERERERESERERERERERESERERKREREREKERARERKREREKERAREKESERKREREKKRARAREREQESESKRARAREREQESESKRARAREREQESESKRARAREREQESESKRARAREREKESERKRAREREREKESERKRAREKERERKSERERAREKERERKSERERAREKERERKSERERAREKETERERDRERKSEREKERERERAREKERAREREKEREREKESEREKERARERKRERERERARERKRERERERAREKERERKREREREEKESERKREREKKRAREKESERKREREKKRARERKRERERERERERESERARERESERERERAREREREREREREREREREREREKESE, from the exons gagagagagaaagaagagcgagagagagaaaagagagagcgagagagagaaaagagagcgagagagagaga agagcgagagagagaaaaagagcgagagagagaaaaagagagaagcgagagagagaagagagcgagagaagaaagagagagcgagaagagagaaagagagagcgagagagaaagagagagcgagagaaagagagagcgagagagaaagagagagcgagagagagaaagagagagcgagagagagagagagcgagagagagaaagagagagcgagagagagagaaagagagagcgagagagagagaaagagagagcgagagagagaaagagagagcgagagaaagagagagcgagagaaaaagagagcgagagaaaaagagagcgagagaaaaagagagcgagagcaagagagcgagagcaagagagcgagagcaagagagcgagagcaagagagcgagagcaagagagcgagagcaagagagcgagagcaagagagcgagagcaagagagcgagagcaagagagcgagagcaagagagcgagagcaagagagcgagagcaagagagcgagagcaagagagcgagagaaagagagcgagagaaagagagcgagagaaagagagcgagagaaagagagcgagagaaagagagcgagagagaaagagcgagagagaaagagcgagagagaaagagcgagagagaaagagcgagagagaaagagcgagagagaaagagcgagagagaaagagcgagagagaaagagcgagagagaaagagcgagagagaaagagaccgagagagaaagagaccgagagagaaagagcgagagagagaaagagcgagagagagaaagagcgagagagaaagagagagcgagagagagagagaaagagagagagagagagaaagagagcgagagagagaaagagagagcgagagagagaaagagagagcgagagagagaaagagcgagagagagaaagagagagcgagagagagagagagcgagagagaaagagagagagagaaagagagagagagaaagaga agaaaaagagagcgagagaaaaagagagcgagagaaaaagagagcgagagaaaaagagagcgagagaaaaagagagcgagagaaaaagagagcgagagagagaaagagagagcgagagagagagcgagagagagaaagagagagcgagagagcgagagaaagagagagcgagagagagagagagagagcgagagagagagagagagagagagagcgagagagagaaagagagcgagagagagaaagagagcgagagaaagagagcgag